In Flavobacterium cerinum, one genomic interval encodes:
- a CDS encoding OmpA family protein, producing MKSISILLLTFICATGVLAQKARMTKADKKYDQYAYIDAIKVYEKVAEKGYKSANLFENLGNAYYFNGELDKAEKWYGELFALNQTVDPIYYFRYSQSLKSIGQYDKANSMLKTFYQKTNDPAGNELLKDPDYAEKLRTDSGRFQVENSGTNSKYSDYGAAFFNEGVVFASARDTGGVFHRKHKWTNQYFTKLYTAKIGSDGFLEPAEKFSESIDTRFHEATPVFTKDGTTMYFTRNNYNNGKKGKSSDRVVKLKIYKATLVDGKWDNVIEMPFNSNNYSTAHPALSPDEKLLYFSSDMPGSLGNSDIFKVAINSDGTYGKPENLGKTINTSGRETFPFVSLKNDLYFASDGHLGIGGLDIFKSKIRNDGYSTPENLGSPVNSPKDDFALILDSQQQMGYFSSNRDGGQGSDDIYKFRELRCEQLLKGVITDKESGLPLPNAKVSLFDANMNPVGTMQADSGGNYRFENIDCDKNYYVRAEYDGYQTQEVSVMIPAKSGETTRNIALEKKVIPIEPGIDLAKVLDIEIIYFDLDKWNIRPDAEIELQKVITVMKEHPTITVDIRSHTDSRQTHKYNERLSDRRAKSTLEYMVKHGIDRSRLTAKGYGETQLVNRCSDGVKCSEAEHQQNRRSEFIVVKM from the coding sequence ATGAAAAGCATATCTATACTTCTGCTAACTTTTATCTGCGCTACCGGTGTCTTGGCTCAAAAGGCCAGGATGACCAAAGCGGATAAAAAATACGACCAATATGCCTATATAGACGCGATCAAAGTTTATGAAAAAGTGGCTGAAAAAGGGTATAAATCGGCGAACCTGTTTGAAAATCTGGGAAATGCCTACTACTTCAACGGGGAATTGGATAAAGCTGAAAAATGGTACGGTGAACTTTTTGCGCTCAATCAAACGGTAGATCCGATCTATTATTTCCGCTATTCACAGTCGCTGAAATCAATTGGTCAATATGATAAAGCCAATAGCATGCTAAAGACTTTTTATCAGAAAACGAATGATCCGGCCGGTAATGAGCTGCTTAAAGATCCTGATTATGCTGAGAAATTGCGCACGGATTCCGGTCGCTTTCAGGTAGAAAACTCGGGAACCAACTCTAAATACTCTGACTATGGAGCGGCTTTTTTCAATGAAGGTGTTGTTTTTGCTTCTGCCAGAGATACCGGCGGTGTATTCCATCGCAAGCACAAATGGACCAATCAGTACTTTACTAAACTGTATACGGCCAAAATCGGTAGTGACGGCTTTCTCGAACCGGCTGAAAAGTTTTCTGAAAGCATCGATACCCGATTCCATGAAGCTACTCCGGTATTTACAAAAGACGGTACTACGATGTATTTTACCCGTAACAATTATAATAACGGTAAAAAAGGTAAAAGTTCCGACAGAGTTGTAAAACTGAAAATCTATAAAGCGACATTAGTCGACGGTAAATGGGATAACGTAATTGAAATGCCGTTTAACAGCAATAATTACAGTACGGCCCACCCTGCTCTAAGCCCTGATGAAAAATTACTTTATTTTTCTTCGGATATGCCGGGATCATTAGGCAACTCGGATATTTTTAAAGTGGCAATCAACAGTGACGGTACTTATGGAAAACCGGAGAATCTGGGTAAAACCATTAATACGTCAGGACGCGAAACGTTTCCGTTTGTTTCTTTAAAAAACGATCTTTACTTCGCTTCCGACGGTCATTTGGGAATTGGCGGATTGGATATATTTAAGTCTAAAATCCGTAATGACGGTTATAGTACGCCGGAGAATCTGGGAAGTCCTGTAAACAGTCCTAAAGATGATTTTGCTCTGATTTTAGACAGTCAGCAACAAATGGGGTATTTTAGTTCTAATCGGGATGGCGGACAAGGATCGGATGATATTTATAAATTCCGCGAATTGCGTTGTGAACAACTTTTAAAAGGTGTTATAACGGATAAAGAAAGCGGGCTTCCGCTTCCGAATGCTAAAGTCTCTCTTTTTGATGCTAATATGAATCCGGTTGGTACAATGCAGGCGGATTCCGGAGGTAATTATCGTTTTGAAAACATTGATTGCGATAAAAATTACTACGTCAGAGCTGAATATGATGGTTACCAAACTCAGGAAGTCAGTGTTATGATTCCGGCCAAATCCGGTGAAACAACTCGTAACATTGCTTTAGAGAAAAAAGTAATTCCGATAGAACCGGGTATCGATCTGGCTAAAGTTCTGGATATTGAGATTATATATTTTGATCTGGATAAATGGAATATTCGTCCGGATGCAGAAATTGAGCTGCAAAAAGTGATCACGGTAATGAAAGAACATCCAACGATTACAGTCGACATTCGCTCACATACTGACAGCCGACAAACACATAAATATAACGAACGTCTATCGGACAGAAGAGCTAAATCAACATTAGAATATATGGTTAAACACGGTATTGACAGAAGTCGCCTAACAGCAAAAGGTTATGGTGAAACGCAACTGGTTAATCGTTGTTCCGATGGTGTAAAATGTTCTGAAGCCGAGCATCAACAAAACCGACGCAGTGAATTTATCGTTGTAAAAATGTAA
- a CDS encoding PorP/SprF family type IX secretion system membrane protein: MKTHIIILFAFILTGTAGYAQQDSQYTQYMYNTITINPAYAGSRGAMSIFGMYRRQWVGLDGAPTTATASINTPINNSNIGFGLSFINDQIGPATENNISADISYSIQASDDYKVSFGLKATANLFSLDINKLNIQHQGDPQFQNLDMDFSPNVGAGIYVHSDNTYFGLSVPNFLETKHYKDNSVSVTKERLHYYFIAGHVFDFSSELKFKPALLVKAVEGAPLQVDVSGNFLISDKLTLGVAYRWDAAVSALAGFQVSDSWFIGYAYDAETTRLANYNSGSHEIFLRFEFFNNYNRVLTPRFF, encoded by the coding sequence ATGAAAACACATATAATAATACTATTCGCTTTTATATTGACCGGTACCGCTGGATATGCACAACAGGACTCTCAATATACGCAGTATATGTACAATACCATCACTATTAATCCGGCTTATGCCGGGTCGCGTGGCGCGATGAGTATATTCGGTATGTACAGACGGCAATGGGTAGGTTTAGACGGTGCACCAACAACTGCTACTGCTTCTATTAATACACCTATCAATAATTCTAATATCGGTTTTGGTTTATCATTTATTAATGATCAAATCGGACCCGCTACCGAGAATAATATTTCGGCTGATATCTCGTACAGCATTCAGGCTTCAGATGATTATAAGGTTTCCTTTGGTTTGAAAGCCACTGCTAATCTTTTTAGTCTGGATATTAACAAACTGAACATTCAACATCAGGGCGATCCGCAATTCCAAAATCTGGATATGGATTTTAGCCCGAATGTGGGTGCCGGAATTTATGTTCATTCCGATAATACGTATTTCGGTTTGTCGGTTCCGAATTTTCTGGAAACCAAACACTATAAAGATAATTCGGTTTCGGTTACTAAAGAACGCTTGCATTATTACTTTATAGCCGGGCACGTATTTGATTTTAGCAGTGAATTGAAATTCAAACCGGCTTTACTGGTAAAAGCGGTTGAAGGCGCTCCTTTACAGGTTGATGTTTCCGGTAATTTCCTGATTAGTGATAAATTGACACTTGGGGTAGCCTATCGTTGGGATGCCGCTGTAAGTGCTTTGGCCGGATTTCAGGTTTCTGATTCCTGGTTTATCGGTTATGCCTATGATGCTGAGACTACTCGACTTGCTAATTACAATTCCGGGTCGCATGAGATCTTCCTCCGTTTTGAGTTTTTCAACAACTACAATCGGGTATTAACTCCACGTTTCTTCTAA